From Camelus dromedarius isolate mCamDro1 chromosome 12, mCamDro1.pat, whole genome shotgun sequence, the proteins below share one genomic window:
- the LOC116155241 gene encoding probable protein BRICK1, whose protein sequence is MVGQEDPVQREIHQDWANREYNEVITSSIMTITDFLNLFDMSCRSRLATLNETLTALERRIEYIEAR, encoded by the coding sequence ATGGTGGGACAAGAGGACCCAGTGCAGCGGGAGATCCACCAGGACTGGGCGAACCGGGAGTACAATGAGGTCATCACCAGCAGCATCATGACAATCACAGACTTTCTCAACTTATTCGATATGTCTTGCCGTTCAAGACTCGCAACACTAAACGAGACATTGACAGCTCTTGAACGGAGAATAGAGTACATTGAAGCCAGGTGA